GGTCCGTAGCGCTCCAGGAGCCGGATGATCTGTTGGTGCTCCGGAGGGAGCGTGCCCCAAAGACCGACCTTCTGACTAAGAACGACGAGGCTGTGTGTATGGGACACGCGGCCGGTACTAGCGATCTCCACGGCCTTGACGACCATCTCGACGCCCCGGTAAAGCATCGCGAAGTCCCAGCCGCTGAGGGAGTTCGTTGCTGTGAAACGACCCTGGACAGTTGTCAAGGCTATCCGACCTTCGTGTATCCATTTCAGCGAGTCGGCGGCACTCATGTCGGTGTCCCCCATTCGCAATGTAGTTACCCAGTCTATCGGACCACGAACACAGTCTGCGAGCTCCTCTGTCTGCCACCCGCCGAGCA
This genomic interval from Armatimonadota bacterium contains the following:
- a CDS encoding HEPN domain-containing protein, with the protein product LGGWQTEELADCVRGPIDWVTTLRMGDTDMSAADSLKWIHEGRIALTTVQGRFTATNSLSGWDFAMLYRGVEMVVKAVEIASTGRVSHTHSLVVLSQKVGLWGTLPPEHQQIIRLLERYGPSTNYPDNPGHHTLTNSTSPVEANRILTGVSSLFDFVEHLVSTDLASP